The following are from one region of the Haemophilus parainfluenzae genome:
- a CDS encoding response regulator produces MRVLLVEDDPLIGNGLQIGLTKSGFIVDWFTDGQSGLNALIGAPYDAVVLDLTLPKLDGLDVLKQWRSNNQDVPVLILTARDTLDERIKGIQQGADDYLCKPFALAEVVVRLQALIRRRYGQVKPQIEHGNVKLDPAQRKAWLNEDEITLTRREYKLLELFMLNKERVLSRATIEEKLSNWDEELSSGALDVHIYNLRQKLGKQFIRTVHGVGYALGQVNEK; encoded by the coding sequence ATGCGAGTTTTATTAGTAGAAGACGATCCTCTCATCGGCAATGGTCTGCAAATTGGTTTAACGAAATCAGGTTTTATTGTAGATTGGTTTACTGATGGGCAAAGTGGATTAAATGCCTTAATTGGTGCACCTTATGATGCGGTGGTATTGGATTTAACCCTGCCTAAACTGGATGGTTTGGATGTATTAAAACAATGGCGCTCAAATAATCAAGATGTGCCTGTATTGATCTTAACTGCACGTGATACATTGGATGAACGGATTAAAGGCATTCAACAAGGTGCCGATGATTATCTTTGCAAACCTTTTGCTTTGGCTGAAGTGGTGGTGAGATTACAAGCATTAATTCGTCGTCGTTATGGGCAAGTCAAACCGCAGATTGAGCATGGCAATGTCAAACTCGATCCTGCACAGCGTAAGGCTTGGTTGAATGAGGATGAAATTACATTAACCAGACGTGAATATAAATTACTCGAGCTTTTTATGCTGAATAAAGAACGAGTGCTTTCACGTGCGACCATTGAAGAAAAATTGTCAAATTGGGATGAAGAATTAAGTAGTGGTGCATTGGACGTACATATTTATAATTTGCGTCAAAAGCTGGGTAAACAATTTATTCGTACGGTACATGGCGTTGGCTATGCTTT
- a CDS encoding NirD/YgiW/YdeI family stress tolerance protein — MKKLALATLLALSTSAAFAGFNGNTAQGGFQGGNQGQQLTVKQALSAKDNSMITLVGNITQQIDGDEYIFTDGSDQIKLEIKNRVWNGLNVGSQDKIRVYGKLDNEMFEKPELEVISVEKAQ, encoded by the coding sequence ATGAAAAAATTAGCTTTAGCAACCCTTTTAGCTTTATCTACTTCAGCAGCATTTGCTGGTTTTAATGGTAACACTGCACAAGGTGGCTTCCAAGGTGGCAACCAAGGTCAACAACTGACTGTTAAACAAGCATTATCTGCGAAAGATAATTCTATGATTACCTTAGTCGGTAACATCACTCAACAAATTGATGGTGATGAATATATTTTTACCGATGGTTCAGACCAAATTAAATTGGAAATTAAAAACCGCGTTTGGAATGGCTTAAATGTGGGATCTCAGGATAAAATCCGCGTTTACGGTAAACTAGACAATGAAATGTTTGAAAAACCAGAGCTTGAAGTCATTAGCGTTGAAAAAGCGCAATAA
- the yfaE gene encoding class I ribonucleotide reductase maintenance protein YfaE, with amino-acid sequence MKIHLIQRQIILDFDNQTSLLNFLEQHQIHHEYQCRSGYCGSCRVKIKKGKVSYAEAPLAFIQPDEILLCCCRVESDLEIEL; translated from the coding sequence ATGAAAATCCATCTTATTCAGCGCCAAATCATCTTAGATTTCGATAACCAAACTTCCCTGCTTAACTTTTTAGAACAACATCAAATTCACCATGAATATCAATGTCGTTCGGGCTATTGTGGTTCTTGCCGCGTGAAGATCAAAAAAGGCAAGGTATCTTACGCCGAAGCGCCCCTTGCCTTTATTCAACCCGATGAGATTCTACTGTGTTGTTGTCGGGTGGAAAGTGATTTGGAAATAGAATTATAA